A single region of the Anticarsia gemmatalis isolate Benzon Research Colony breed Stoneville strain chromosome 19, ilAntGemm2 primary, whole genome shotgun sequence genome encodes:
- the tw gene encoding protein O-mannosyl-transferase 2 gives MCENKKDKTSPAPSYKIWWITFGLLCGATFVTRYYKVLEPDHVCWDETHFGKMASWYINRTFFFDVHPPLGKMLIALSGKLTGYDGKFPFEKPGDKYEDSKYQGMRIFCTTLGALIIPLTFLTLWEMTKSMDSTVIGTMLLLCDVGFLTLNRYILLDPILLFFMSCSIYGAFKVRSLTDEGLPPFSTRMLSWQLFLGASLACTMSVKFVGLFIVLFAGLRTIADLWNVLGDLTKPVSLTMKHLIGRAVTLILWPIILYVFFFWIHLTVLSKSGNGDGFYSSGFQARLEGNSLHNASAPRHLAYGALISLKNHRTGGGYLHSHQHLYPEGMGAKQQQITTYTHKDENNRFVIKPYDKESVEGVVVVRSGDLVRLMHAQTGRNLHSHREPAPITTKYMQVTGYGEDGIGDANDVWKVVISGGKDGDEIQTVRSKLMFVHYIQACVLTTTGKQLPKWGFEQQEVACNPNLRDKNALWNVEDNIFHDLPKVSFESYSSGFLERFFESHAVMFQGNAGLKPKEGEVTSQPWQWPINYRGQFFSGSSHRIYLLGNPFVWWANLLFLAVFFIIYVVNCIRDKRAEAFGRPVPAGKNRELLNAAGWTFVGWALHYVPFWAMGRVLYFHHYFPALVFSSMLTGILTEYLLSSIRSFLSPELGRTVYHCIIGLVMSTTVYSFYLFSPLAYGMSGPLSHEPNSTMAGLKWMETWEF, from the exons ATGTGTGAAAACAAGAAGGACAAAACTTCGCCCGCGCCGAGTTACAAAAT atgGTGGATTACCTTCGGGCTTCTGTGCGGTGCTACGTTTGTCACTCGATATTATAAAGTACTAGAACCTGACCATGTTtg TTGGGATGAAACCCACTTTGGCAAGATGGCAAGCTGGTATATCAACAGGACTTTCTTTTTTGACGTCCATCCTCCACTCGGCAAG ATGCTCATAGCCTTGTCTGGAAAACTGACAGGCTATGATGGGAAATTCCCATTTGAGAAGCCTGGGGACAAGTATGAAGACTCAAAATATCAGGGGATGAGAATT TTTTGCACCACACTGGGAGCACTTATCATTCCTCTCACATTTTTGACGTTATGGGAGATGACGAAGTCAATGGACTCTACAGTCATTGGAACTATGCTTTTATTATGTG atGTGGGATTTTTGACTTTAAACAGATACATTCTACTGGATCCAATACTGTTATTCTTCATGAGCTGTTCAATTTATGGAGCTTTTAAG GTCCGAAGTTTAACCGACGAGGGTCTCCCGCCGTTCTCCACGCGCatgttgtcatggcaactgtttttgGGCGCGTCGCTCGCGTGCACCATGTCCGTCAAGTTTGTGGGACTGTTCATCGTGCTGTTCGCTGGACTACGAACTATCGCTGACTTGTGGAACGTACTTGGCGATTTGACTAAACCTGtt AGTTTAACAATGAAGCACTTGATAGGCAGAGCGGTAACTCTCATCCTATGGCCTATTATACTATACGTATTCTTCTTCTGGATACATCTCACTGTGCTAAGCAAgag TGGTAATGGCGACGGCTTCTACTCGTCCGGTTTCCAAGCCCGTCTCGAAGGCAACAGCCTGCACAACGCGAGCGCGCCGCGACACCTCGCGTACGGCGCGCTCATATCGCTCAAGAACCACCGCACCGGCGGCGGGTACCTGCACTCACACCAGCATCTGTACCCTGAGGGCATGGGGGCTAAGCAGCAACAG ATAACAACATACACGCACAAAGACGAGAACAACCGCTTCGTAATAAAGCCGTACGACAAGGAGTCGGTAGAGGGCGTGGTGGTCGTGCGCAGCGGCGACCTGGTGCGGTTGATGCACGCGCAGACTGGACGCAACCTGCACTCGCACAGGGAGCCCGCGCCTATAACTACTAAGTATATGCAGGTCACCGGCTATGGGGAG GATGGAATAGGCGATGCCAATGATGTATGGAAAGTGGTAATATCAGGTGGTAAAGACGGCGACGAAATACAAACTGTAAGGAGTAAACTGATGTTTGTGCATTATATACAG GCGTGTGTGCTGACTACCACAGGAAAACAGCTGCCGAAATGGGGTTTCGAGCAACAAGAAGTTGCTTGTAACCCTAACTTGAGAGACAAGAACGCGTTATGGAACGTCGAAGATAATATATTTCATGATT TACCTAAAGTAAGTTTCGAGTCATATTCGTCGGGCTTCCTGGAGCGTTTCTTCGAGTCGCACGCGGTGATGTTTCAAGGCAACGCAGGGCTTAAGCCCAAGGAGGGAGAGGTCACTTCCCAGCCGTGGCAGTGGCCTATCAATTATAGG GGTCAGTTCTTCTCTGGCAGCAGTCATCGTATCTACCTGCTGGGCAACCCGTTCGTGTGGTGGGCCAACCTGCTGTTCCTCGCCGTGTTCTTCATCATCTACGTCGTTAACTGCATCAGGGATAAACGTGCTGAGGCGTTCGGAAGACCTGTACCAG CTGGTAAGAATAGGGAGCTACTAAACGCAGCCGGGTGGACGTTCGTGGGCTGGGCGCTACACTACGTGCCGTTCTGGGCCATGGGACGAGTGCTCTACTTCCATCATTACTTCCCTGCACTGGTGTTCAGCTCTATGCTTACAG GTATCCTAACCGAATACCTTCTCTCAAGCATCAGAAGCTTCCTCAGTCCGGAGCTTGGCAGGACGGTGTACCACTGCATCATAGGCTTGGTGATGTCCACGACGGTGTACAGCTTCTACCTGTTCTCGCCTCTCGCGTACGGCATGAGCGGCCCGCTGTCCCATGAACCTAACTCCACCATGGCTGGCTTGAAGTGGATGGAGACTTGGGagttttaa